One window from the genome of Vicugna pacos chromosome 21, VicPac4, whole genome shotgun sequence encodes:
- the LOC102542655 gene encoding uncharacterized protein, with amino-acid sequence MSSHQQKQPCIPPPQLQQQQVKQPCQPPPQEPCIPKTKEPCHPKVPEPCHPKVPEPCHPKVPEPCHPKVPEPCQPIAPGPCHPITPEPCPPTVIPGPAQQKTKQK; translated from the coding sequence ATGAGTTCCCACCAGCAGAAGCAGCCCTGCATCCCACCCCCCCAGCTTCAGCAGCAGCAAGTGAAACAGCCCTGCCAGCCTCCACCCCAGGAAccatgtatccccaaaaccaagGAGCCCTGCCACCCCAAGGTTCCAGAGCCCTGCCACCCCAAGGTTCCGGAGCCCTGCCACCCCAAGGTTCCGGAGCCCTGCCACCCCAAGGTTCCGGAGCCCTGCCAACCCATAGCTCCGGGGCCCTGCCACCCCATAACTCCAGAGCCATGTCCCCCAACGGTCATTCCGGGGCCAGCTCAGCAGAAGACCAAGCAGAAGTAA